One window of Chamaesiphon minutus PCC 6605 genomic DNA carries:
- a CDS encoding COG3650 family protein produces MKYLFSSAISLTCLVITTTANIALSQTQNFTIGGNEPFWSIAVSPRGIVYSSPESKKVSFRYTQPLKARGQTADSLRVYILPGGNTLTIKKGDCSDGMSDIVHPYSAVFLYNRQVLAGCARTN; encoded by the coding sequence ATGAAGTACCTCTTCTCCAGCGCGATTTCCCTAACTTGCCTCGTCATCACAACTACCGCAAATATCGCCCTCAGTCAAACCCAAAACTTCACCATCGGCGGCAACGAACCCTTCTGGTCGATAGCAGTCAGCCCGCGTGGAATCGTGTATTCCAGTCCAGAGAGCAAAAAAGTCTCCTTTAGGTATACCCAACCTCTCAAAGCCAGAGGACAGACTGCCGATAGTTTGAGAGTATATATCTTGCCAGGTGGAAATACACTGACGATTAAAAAAGGTGACTGTAGCGATGGCATGTCTGATATCGTCCATCCCTACTCTGCTGTTTTTCTCTACAATCGGCAAGTTCTGGCTGGCTGCGCTCGGACTAATTAG
- a CDS encoding nitrate ABC transporter ATP-binding protein (This model describes the ATP binding subunits of ATP-binding cassette (ABC) transporters for nitrate transport, or for bicarbonate transport, in bacteria and archaea.), with translation MPFLAIDRVTKVYPTANGPATILDGIDLEVNEGEFICLIGHSGCGKSTLLNMVSGFNTPTSGTVTLQDRIISEPGPDRMMVFQNYCLLPWLTAYDNIYLAVDSVYPNHTAAQKKEIVREHLNMVGLTESASKKPGQLSGGMKQRVAIARALAIKPQVLILDEPFGALDAITKEELQDELLTIWSEHQVTVLMITHDIDEALYLADRLVMMTNGPAAKIGEVLDIPFERPRNREKIMASNTYIDLRNYALDFLFNRYAHLDD, from the coding sequence ATGCCATTCCTAGCGATCGATCGAGTCACCAAAGTCTACCCCACCGCCAACGGCCCCGCCACCATCCTCGACGGCATCGACCTCGAAGTCAACGAAGGCGAATTCATCTGCCTCATCGGCCACTCCGGCTGCGGCAAATCCACACTCCTCAACATGGTCTCCGGCTTCAACACCCCCACCAGCGGCACCGTCACCCTCCAAGACCGCATCATCTCCGAACCCGGACCCGATCGGATGATGGTCTTCCAAAACTACTGCCTCCTCCCCTGGCTCACCGCCTACGACAACATCTACCTCGCCGTCGATTCCGTCTATCCCAACCACACCGCAGCCCAGAAAAAAGAAATCGTCCGCGAACACCTTAACATGGTCGGACTCACCGAATCCGCCAGCAAAAAACCCGGACAACTCTCCGGCGGGATGAAACAACGCGTCGCCATCGCCCGCGCCCTCGCCATCAAACCCCAAGTCCTGATCCTCGACGAACCCTTCGGCGCACTCGACGCCATTACCAAAGAAGAACTGCAAGACGAACTCCTCACGATTTGGAGCGAACATCAAGTCACCGTCTTAATGATTACCCACGATATCGACGAAGCCTTATATCTAGCCGATCGACTAGTCATGATGACCAACGGCCCCGCTGCTAAAATTGGCGAAGTATTAGATATCCCCTTCGAGCGGCCTCGCAATCGCGAGAAAATCATGGCCAGCAATACCTACATCGATCTCCGCAACTATGCCCTCGACTTCCTCTTCAATCGCTACGCTCATTTAGATGATTAA
- a CDS encoding DUF427 domain-containing protein — translation MKKATWNGATLAESDATVVVENNQYFPPESINKQYFVDSNTHSTCPWKGVASYYSIEVDGKVNPDAAWYYPETKDAAKNITGYIAFWKGVKVE, via the coding sequence ATGAAAAAAGCAACTTGGAATGGCGCGACCTTAGCTGAAAGCGATGCTACGGTCGTTGTCGAAAATAATCAGTACTTTCCACCAGAAAGCATCAACAAACAATATTTTGTCGATAGCAATACTCACTCTACCTGTCCTTGGAAAGGTGTCGCTAGCTACTACAGTATCGAAGTTGATGGTAAAGTTAATCCAGATGCGGCTTGGTATTATCCCGAAACTAAAGATGCTGCTAAAAATATCACTGGTTACATTGCCTTTTGGAAGGGTGTAAAAGTTGAATAG
- a CDS encoding nitrate ABC transporter ATP-binding protein (This model describes the ATP binding subunits of ATP-binding cassette (ABC) transporters for nitrate transport, or for bicarbonate transport, in bacteria and archaea.): MFVQIDHVDKVFPLANGGRYVALKNIELEIHEGEFISLIGHSGCGKSTLLNMIAGLDRATAGGVILEGREITEPGPDRMVVFQNYSLLPWLSVRENIALAVDEVYSKQPVGERRSIIEHHIELVGLQHAAKKRPSQLSGGMKQRVAIARALAIRPKLLLLDEPFGALDALTRGGLQEQLMHICEESRVTTVMVTHDVDEALLLSDRVVMLTNGPESHIGRILTVDLPRPRQRMEVVKHPDYYQMRAELIDFLNQQKRVKKAQATKSTTVLVPQTKKLEQTTVNIGYIPLSDAAPLIIAKEKGFFAKYGIDRVNLFQEPSWDAIADHIVSGELHTAQMVAGMPLALTLGMNGRPSIPISVPLVLSRNGNAITLSTKLYSKGIRTLQNLKVSISTNIIEHKLTLGVVHDCSMHNLMLRYWLASAGIDPDTDINLLVIPPAEMVERLRAGEIDGFCVGEPWNTQAIQEGIGFVIATDLDIWAGNPEKILGFTETWVEQHPNTHNAIVRAVLEACEYCDEPRHRPEIVALLAKHLNIAPQTLRPGLIGPFDRGDNGTPENLPRYHQFHIENANCPRRVEGLWILTQLARWNITPFPKNYIEILDRVRRVDHFLTACQELGYIGIEPDRDPFQLFDGQVFNPDNPLEYLKNQPIHRNVDIRNVELA, from the coding sequence ATGTTCGTTCAAATCGATCACGTAGATAAAGTATTTCCGCTAGCGAATGGCGGGAGATATGTTGCGCTCAAGAATATCGAATTAGAGATTCATGAAGGCGAATTTATATCCTTAATCGGTCACTCGGGTTGTGGTAAATCAACCTTATTAAACATGATAGCGGGACTCGATCGAGCTACTGCTGGCGGGGTGATTTTAGAAGGACGCGAAATTACCGAACCCGGCCCCGATCGGATGGTAGTATTTCAGAATTACTCGCTTCTCCCTTGGTTATCGGTTCGCGAAAATATTGCCCTTGCCGTCGATGAAGTCTACAGCAAGCAACCCGTCGGCGAACGCCGTAGTATCATCGAACATCATATTGAATTAGTCGGCTTGCAACACGCCGCTAAAAAGCGTCCCAGCCAACTCTCCGGCGGGATGAAACAACGCGTCGCCATCGCCCGCGCCCTCGCCATTCGTCCCAAACTCTTACTATTAGACGAACCCTTCGGTGCCCTCGACGCCCTCACCCGTGGCGGCTTGCAAGAACAATTGATGCACATCTGTGAAGAAAGCCGCGTTACCACCGTCATGGTCACCCACGACGTCGATGAAGCTCTCTTATTATCCGATCGAGTGGTCATGCTCACCAACGGCCCCGAATCGCACATTGGGCGCATTCTCACCGTCGATTTACCCCGTCCCCGACAGCGGATGGAAGTAGTCAAACACCCCGACTACTACCAGATGCGCGCCGAACTGATCGACTTCCTCAACCAACAAAAACGCGTCAAAAAAGCGCAAGCCACCAAATCCACCACAGTTCTCGTCCCCCAAACCAAAAAACTCGAACAAACCACCGTTAATATCGGCTACATTCCCCTCTCCGATGCCGCCCCGCTGATTATTGCCAAAGAAAAAGGCTTCTTCGCCAAATATGGCATCGATCGAGTCAACCTCTTTCAGGAGCCAAGCTGGGACGCGATCGCCGACCATATTGTCAGCGGAGAACTCCACACCGCCCAAATGGTCGCAGGGATGCCCCTAGCCCTTACTTTGGGCATGAATGGACGACCCTCTATCCCTATCTCCGTCCCCCTCGTCCTCTCCCGCAACGGCAACGCCATTACCCTCAGCACCAAGCTCTATAGTAAAGGCATCCGCACCCTCCAAAACCTCAAAGTCTCAATTAGCACCAACATCATCGAGCACAAACTCACCCTTGGAGTCGTCCATGATTGCTCCATGCACAACCTGATGTTGCGGTACTGGCTCGCTTCCGCTGGCATCGATCCCGACACCGACATCAACCTCCTCGTCATCCCCCCTGCGGAAATGGTCGAGCGATTGAGAGCTGGCGAAATCGATGGCTTCTGCGTTGGCGAACCTTGGAACACTCAAGCCATCCAAGAAGGCATCGGCTTCGTCATCGCTACCGACCTCGATATTTGGGCTGGCAACCCCGAAAAAATCCTGGGCTTCACCGAAACCTGGGTAGAACAGCACCCCAATACCCACAACGCGATCGTTCGTGCTGTCCTCGAAGCATGTGAATACTGCGACGAACCCCGCCATCGGCCAGAAATCGTCGCCCTCCTCGCCAAACACCTGAACATCGCCCCTCAAACCCTGCGTCCAGGCTTAATCGGGCCATTCGATCGCGGTGACAACGGCACCCCCGAAAACCTCCCCCGCTACCACCAATTTCACATCGAAAACGCCAACTGTCCCCGCCGCGTCGAAGGACTGTGGATTCTTACCCAACTCGCCCGCTGGAACATCACTCCCTTTCCCAAAAACTACATCGAAATCCTGGATCGAGTCCGCCGCGTAGACCATTTCCTCACCGCCTGCCAAGAACTAGGCTACATCGGCATCGAACCCGATCGCGACCCCTTCCAACTCTTCGACGGCCAAGTCTTCAACCCTGACAATCCGCTCGAATACCTCAAAAATCAACCCATTCATCGGAATGTGGATATCAGAAACGTCGAGCTAGCGTGA
- a CDS encoding ferredoxin--nitrite reductase: protein MTTATPATQNKFEKLKSEKDGLALKAELEDFARIGWEAMDETDREHRLKWLGVFFRPVTPGKFMMRLRAPSGITTSDQLRVLGDIIQRYGDDGSADITTRQSIQLRGIRIEDLPEIFRKMAAVGLTSMQSAMDNVRNITGSPVAGLEAGELYDTRELIQELQDRIINKGDGNPEFSNLPRKFNIAIAGCRDNSVHAEINDLAFVPAFKDDVFGFNVLVGGFFSGKRCDAAIPMNVWVAPEEVVEFSLSILRLFRDNGLRANRMKARLMFLIDEWGIEKFRAETERVYGKTLVAAAPKDEIEWEKRDHIGVYPQKQTGLNYVGLHIPVGHLKAADFFELARLAEVYGSGEVRFTVEQNAIIPNVADAKLPILLSEPTLQKFQVDPGNLTRTVVSCTGARFCNFALIETKQHAVSVIGAVEAKVNVPQPVRIHWTGCPNSCGQPQVADIGLMGAKIRKDGQTVEAVDIFMGGTVGKDAKLGEKVMKGVPLSELDGVLVDLLVEKFGATATT from the coding sequence ATGACAACAGCCACACCAGCCACTCAGAACAAATTTGAGAAACTCAAATCAGAAAAAGACGGCCTCGCGCTCAAAGCCGAGCTAGAAGACTTTGCCCGGATTGGTTGGGAAGCAATGGATGAAACCGACCGCGAGCATCGGTTGAAGTGGTTAGGGGTATTCTTCCGTCCCGTGACGCCTGGGAAGTTTATGATGCGGTTGCGCGCGCCGAGTGGGATTACTACTAGCGACCAACTACGCGTACTAGGCGATATCATCCAACGGTATGGAGATGATGGGAGTGCCGATATTACCACCCGTCAGAGCATTCAGCTCCGGGGGATTCGGATTGAAGATCTGCCAGAAATCTTCCGCAAGATGGCAGCAGTCGGACTGACGAGTATGCAGTCGGCGATGGATAATGTTCGTAATATTACGGGTTCGCCTGTAGCAGGACTAGAAGCGGGGGAATTGTACGATACCCGCGAGCTAATTCAGGAGTTACAGGATCGGATTATTAATAAGGGTGATGGCAATCCTGAATTTAGTAATTTACCACGCAAATTTAATATCGCGATCGCGGGTTGTCGCGATAACTCGGTTCACGCCGAAATTAACGATTTGGCCTTCGTCCCAGCATTCAAGGATGATGTATTTGGATTTAACGTGCTCGTCGGTGGCTTCTTCTCCGGTAAGCGGTGCGATGCGGCGATTCCGATGAATGTCTGGGTGGCACCTGAAGAGGTGGTCGAGTTTAGTCTGAGCATCTTGCGCTTGTTCCGCGACAATGGTTTGCGCGCCAATCGGATGAAAGCGCGATTGATGTTCCTCATCGATGAATGGGGCATCGAAAAATTCCGCGCCGAAACCGAACGCGTCTACGGCAAAACCTTAGTAGCTGCGGCACCTAAAGACGAAATCGAATGGGAAAAACGCGACCATATCGGTGTATATCCCCAAAAACAAACAGGCTTAAATTATGTCGGTTTGCACATTCCCGTCGGACATCTCAAAGCGGCTGATTTCTTTGAATTAGCCAGACTGGCAGAAGTTTATGGCAGTGGCGAAGTCCGGTTTACAGTCGAGCAAAATGCCATTATTCCCAATGTTGCCGATGCTAAATTACCAATTTTATTAAGCGAACCAACCTTGCAAAAATTCCAGGTCGATCCTGGCAACCTAACGCGCACGGTAGTCTCTTGCACGGGTGCTCGGTTTTGCAACTTTGCGCTGATTGAAACCAAGCAACATGCAGTATCGGTCATCGGTGCCGTCGAAGCCAAAGTTAACGTTCCTCAGCCAGTACGGATTCATTGGACTGGTTGTCCCAATTCTTGCGGTCAACCTCAAGTCGCCGATATCGGCTTGATGGGTGCCAAAATTCGCAAAGACGGTCAAACCGTCGAGGCTGTGGATATCTTTATGGGTGGTACCGTTGGTAAAGATGCCAAGCTCGGTGAAAAGGTAATGAAAGGAGTACCACTGTCTGAGTTGGATGGCGTACTGGTTGACTTATTGGTTGAAAAATTCGGTGCGACAGCAACAACTTAA
- the ntrB gene encoding nitrate ABC transporter permease — MAASTSKPLGKQRRPTNTNPWLKQQLKKIVPPLAALSILLIIWQILCRPGSDGLPGPIQIIQGAWDPFIINPFFDNGGNSKGLAIQIWASLQRVFVGFFFSIVVGVGLGILIGSNKAVYRALDPIFQVLRTIPPLAWLPLSLAALKDNGAAAYFVIFITAVWPILINTTVGVQQIPQDYINVKRVLKLSKTTYFFKILLPAALPYIFTGLRIGIGLSWLAIIAAEMLIGGVGIGFFIWDSYNNAFLDRIIVALVYVGVVGYLLDLLVIFVGSKIVAEDRK; from the coding sequence ATGGCAGCTAGTACCAGTAAACCGCTCGGTAAACAACGTCGTCCAACTAATACGAATCCTTGGCTGAAACAACAGCTTAAAAAGATCGTTCCGCCGTTGGCAGCACTAAGTATACTGTTGATTATTTGGCAAATTTTGTGTCGGCCAGGATCTGACGGATTACCAGGGCCAATTCAGATTATTCAAGGAGCTTGGGATCCATTTATTATTAATCCTTTCTTTGACAATGGTGGTAACTCTAAAGGTTTAGCGATTCAAATTTGGGCGAGTTTACAACGGGTATTTGTTGGCTTTTTCTTCTCGATCGTAGTTGGAGTTGGGTTGGGAATTTTAATCGGTTCCAATAAAGCTGTCTATCGGGCACTAGACCCAATATTTCAGGTTTTAAGAACGATTCCGCCGTTGGCTTGGCTGCCTCTTTCTTTAGCAGCTTTAAAAGATAATGGAGCAGCAGCATACTTTGTAATTTTCATTACAGCAGTTTGGCCGATTTTAATCAATACAACTGTCGGCGTTCAGCAAATCCCCCAAGACTATATCAACGTCAAACGTGTCTTAAAACTCTCGAAAACCACCTATTTCTTTAAAATTCTCTTGCCTGCGGCTTTACCATACATCTTCACGGGCTTGCGGATCGGTATCGGTTTGTCTTGGCTGGCAATTATCGCTGCCGAAATGTTAATTGGAGGGGTAGGGATTGGGTTCTTTATCTGGGATTCCTACAATAACGCTTTTCTAGATCGCATTATTGTCGCGCTAGTTTATGTTGGTGTAGTTGGTTATTTACTAGATTTACTAGTCATATTTGTTGGTTCTAAGATTGTTGCAGAAGATCGAAAGTAA
- a CDS encoding CmpA/NrtA family ABC transporter substrate-binding protein has product MSQFSRRKFILTTGVAAASSILINACGQSGTSEPQSSPSVSPAASLAPGDAPELTKAKLGYIALTDAAPLIIAKEKGLFAKYGMTDVEVLKQASWPVTRDNIETGSAGGGIDGAHILSPMPYFMTMGMTKTKQPVPMYILARLNTNGQAISIANAYKEAKVGLKGDGLKTAIDKAKAGGKKDVKVAMTFPGGTHDLWMRYWLSANGVDPNKDVSVVPIPPPQMVANMKTGSMEAFCVGEPWNGRLVNQNLGYSALVTGELWKDHPEKAFAMRSDWVDKNPKAAKALLMAVLEAQQWCDKPENHEEMCKIIAGPKWFDVKVEDILPRTSGTIDYGDGRKVDKFPQAMKFWADNASYPYQSHDMWFLTENMRWGYIPTDFVKAKEMLKKVNREDLWKAAATALKVDAAQIPASTSRGIETFFDGVKFDPEKPEDYLKSLKIKKA; this is encoded by the coding sequence ATGAGTCAATTTTCACGTAGAAAGTTTATTCTGACTACTGGAGTAGCAGCAGCAAGCAGCATATTAATTAATGCTTGTGGCCAGAGTGGGACTAGCGAGCCTCAGTCCAGCCCCAGTGTTAGTCCAGCGGCAAGTCTGGCTCCCGGAGACGCACCAGAATTGACCAAAGCAAAATTGGGCTATATTGCGCTCACAGATGCCGCACCCCTAATTATTGCCAAAGAGAAAGGACTCTTTGCTAAATATGGGATGACCGATGTCGAAGTTCTCAAACAAGCTTCTTGGCCAGTAACTCGCGATAATATCGAAACTGGTTCGGCTGGTGGGGGGATTGATGGAGCGCATATTCTGTCTCCCATGCCCTATTTCATGACGATGGGGATGACCAAAACCAAACAGCCCGTGCCGATGTATATTTTGGCACGATTGAACACTAATGGTCAGGCAATTTCGATCGCAAACGCATATAAAGAAGCCAAAGTCGGACTCAAAGGAGATGGACTCAAAACTGCGATCGATAAAGCAAAAGCTGGTGGTAAAAAAGATGTGAAAGTAGCAATGACTTTCCCTGGTGGCACGCACGATTTATGGATGCGCTATTGGTTGTCGGCTAATGGTGTCGATCCGAATAAAGATGTCTCCGTCGTTCCCATTCCGCCGCCACAAATGGTTGCCAATATGAAAACTGGCTCGATGGAAGCCTTCTGTGTGGGCGAACCTTGGAATGGTCGATTGGTGAATCAAAACTTAGGTTATAGTGCATTAGTAACTGGTGAATTGTGGAAAGATCACCCTGAAAAAGCTTTTGCCATGCGCTCTGATTGGGTGGACAAAAATCCCAAAGCAGCTAAAGCATTATTGATGGCAGTACTAGAAGCACAACAATGGTGTGATAAACCCGAAAATCACGAAGAAATGTGTAAAATTATCGCAGGGCCGAAGTGGTTTGATGTGAAGGTAGAAGATATTTTACCCAGAACTAGTGGCACGATCGATTATGGTGATGGTAGGAAAGTAGATAAATTCCCTCAAGCCATGAAATTCTGGGCGGACAATGCTTCCTATCCTTATCAAAGTCACGACATGTGGTTCCTGACAGAAAACATGCGCTGGGGCTATATCCCAACTGACTTTGTGAAAGCGAAGGAAATGCTCAAAAAAGTCAATCGGGAAGATTTATGGAAGGCAGCAGCTACAGCATTAAAAGTTGATGCCGCTCAGATTCCAGCTAGTACATCTAGAGGGATAGAAACATTCTTTGACGGCGTGAAATTCGACCCTGAGAAACCCGAAGATTACCTCAAATCTCTCAAAATCAAAAAAGCATAA
- a CDS encoding right-handed parallel beta-helix repeat-containing protein, translated as MKTLRKLLILNIGLNLLLAQETGAQTTPGQIKQVSQLPADSMQARKSPSKAAPAAANTTQPRLPALPKIGRLSELVTKFGAVPNDGKDDTVAIQNAIDAVAKKGGSVLFPPGVYNISIQRQLKQPQALKLRSGIKLAASTTKGATLKLADRQGNYESIMGTEEYGTPLTDFAIQGLTIDSNGQNNPVLSPEGPGGKVSADFGTENNLLPRTAVRVYVGKRISIDRTRFTNQNAVWSVVINGKLDGMTDAAITNSRFDNVGGNAVDFDHSSIYTQGSRMLVENNTFISRFGPGTKGARTAIEIHGNDQIVRGNTIKGFTNGINVTGAGTPVSQRQLYENNLIDGANTGFTLWFNIHKGNSASQPAMQQIVIRRNTVNISSDKWVEPGIVSDSGPSAGIMLDPNSNAPLQDVTIADNRINFVNAKPVHFAHDRFSSGITLWKYTNQNTPIERLTISGNRITNAPGAGIWSNAALGGAGSSKIENNTIVNPARSIHLAGDKSGQARAGIYLQSNSNNKNLRIQGNTISDTLQPTRLKYGIVANSACAGSCSIKQNTVKAPASTPVQANVSWGGRAPVSNQSSVIFTNLGKVLVLCLLFPIVLVLKPSWRS; from the coding sequence ATGAAAACGCTGCGAAAATTGTTAATACTCAACATCGGATTGAATTTGCTGTTGGCGCAGGAGACGGGAGCGCAAACAACACCAGGGCAGATTAAACAGGTGAGCCAACTTCCGGCTGACTCCATGCAAGCGCGCAAGAGTCCGAGCAAAGCTGCACCAGCAGCGGCGAATACCACTCAACCCAGATTGCCAGCACTGCCCAAAATTGGGAGGTTGTCGGAGTTAGTTACTAAGTTTGGTGCAGTCCCTAACGATGGCAAGGATGACACGGTAGCGATCCAAAATGCGATCGATGCTGTTGCCAAAAAAGGCGGCAGTGTGCTGTTTCCACCTGGTGTTTACAATATTTCAATCCAACGGCAGTTAAAACAGCCGCAAGCTCTAAAGCTACGTTCTGGCATTAAATTGGCCGCCAGTACCACCAAAGGGGCTACTCTCAAGCTAGCCGATCGCCAGGGGAATTATGAGTCGATTATGGGTACGGAGGAATATGGTACCCCGTTAACCGATTTTGCGATCCAAGGGTTGACGATCGATTCCAACGGTCAAAACAATCCTGTTTTGTCTCCTGAAGGCCCCGGTGGGAAGGTTAGTGCCGATTTTGGCACTGAAAACAACTTGTTACCGCGCACGGCAGTTAGGGTATACGTAGGCAAGCGCATTTCGATCGATCGGACTCGGTTTACCAATCAAAATGCGGTGTGGTCGGTGGTTATCAATGGCAAGCTCGATGGCATGACCGATGCGGCAATTACCAATTCTCGATTTGACAATGTGGGTGGCAATGCGGTCGATTTCGATCATTCGTCGATTTATACTCAAGGGTCGCGGATGCTGGTTGAGAACAACACTTTTATCTCGCGGTTTGGCCCCGGTACTAAAGGTGCGCGCACGGCGATCGAAATTCATGGTAACGATCAAATCGTGCGTGGTAACACGATTAAAGGTTTTACCAATGGCATTAATGTCACGGGTGCAGGCACGCCAGTCTCGCAACGTCAACTGTATGAAAACAATCTCATCGATGGGGCGAATACGGGATTTACGCTGTGGTTTAACATCCACAAAGGGAATAGTGCCAGCCAGCCAGCCATGCAACAGATCGTTATCCGGCGCAATACGGTGAATATCAGTTCTGATAAGTGGGTGGAGCCGGGAATCGTTAGCGATAGTGGCCCTTCGGCGGGGATTATGCTAGATCCGAATAGTAATGCACCGCTTCAAGATGTGACGATCGCAGATAATCGCATCAATTTTGTTAATGCCAAACCCGTGCATTTTGCACACGATCGCTTCTCTAGTGGGATTACGTTATGGAAATATACGAATCAGAATACGCCGATCGAGCGACTGACGATTTCGGGCAATCGGATTACGAATGCACCAGGTGCAGGGATTTGGTCGAATGCGGCTTTGGGCGGTGCTGGCAGTTCTAAGATCGAAAATAATACGATCGTCAATCCGGCGCGGAGCATTCATTTAGCTGGGGATAAGTCTGGACAAGCGCGGGCGGGGATCTATCTTCAGTCTAATAGCAATAATAAAAATCTGCGGATTCAGGGTAATACGATCTCGGATACGCTTCAGCCCACGCGATTGAAGTATGGGATTGTGGCTAATTCGGCATGTGCTGGCAGTTGCAGTATTAAGCAAAATACTGTTAAGGCTCCGGCTTCGACGCCTGTGCAGGCGAATGTGAGTTGGGGGGGGCGCGCGCCTGTGTCTAATCAGTCGTCGGTAATATTTACCAATTTGGGCAAAGTATTGGTGCTGTGTCTGCTCTTTCCGATCGTGCTAGTTTTGAAGCCTTCTTGGCGAAGCTGA
- the murG gene encoding undecaprenyldiphospho-muramoylpentapeptide beta-N-acetylglucosaminyltransferase, with amino-acid sequence MSNAAIKLLIAASGTGGHVFPAIAVAQKLSGYQIEWLGVPDRLESKLVPKEYPLHIIRVGGFQGKFGLGTLKTLGGLFASVFQVRKLLKQGKFDAVFSTGGYISAPAILAGYSLGLPVFLHESNAIPGKVTRWLSPFCTKVAVGFVATSKYLTRAKTIYLGTPCRQEFLTSQPLDLPIPDRSPLIVVVGGSQGAVALNQMIVECVQSWLDTGATIVHIVGGANMPANKIEHPRYIVLPFYDNMAGLLQRANLAICRAGAATLNELMITRTPSILIPYPFAAEDHQYYNANVLASAHGALLFRQENLTAQFLTLEVLNLLQNPQRLETMASNTSSLGVINSADLLADAIGESVKARIAARQPAQSVNGNQS; translated from the coding sequence GTGTCTAATGCTGCTATTAAGCTACTGATTGCCGCAAGTGGGACTGGGGGACATGTATTTCCCGCGATTGCCGTTGCCCAAAAGTTATCTGGGTATCAGATTGAATGGTTGGGCGTACCCGATCGTCTAGAATCTAAGCTAGTTCCCAAAGAGTATCCTCTACATATTATTCGAGTTGGTGGCTTTCAGGGGAAATTTGGACTAGGTACTCTCAAAACTCTAGGTGGATTGTTTGCCAGCGTCTTTCAAGTCCGCAAACTGCTCAAACAGGGCAAATTTGATGCAGTATTTAGTACTGGTGGTTATATCTCTGCACCAGCGATCTTAGCTGGCTATTCGCTGGGTTTACCAGTGTTTCTGCACGAATCTAATGCGATTCCTGGCAAAGTTACGCGGTGGCTGAGTCCGTTTTGTACTAAGGTAGCTGTCGGGTTTGTCGCCACTAGCAAATATCTCACCCGCGCCAAAACAATATATCTGGGTACTCCCTGTCGTCAAGAGTTTTTGACCTCACAACCGCTCGATTTACCGATTCCCGATCGCAGCCCGCTAATTGTCGTTGTCGGCGGCTCTCAAGGCGCGGTAGCCCTCAATCAGATGATAGTTGAATGCGTGCAATCTTGGCTGGATACAGGTGCGACGATCGTGCATATCGTTGGTGGCGCGAATATGCCTGCGAACAAAATCGAGCATCCTCGATATATCGTCCTTCCTTTTTACGATAATATGGCCGGACTATTACAACGTGCAAATTTGGCAATCTGTCGCGCTGGTGCTGCGACACTCAACGAGTTAATGATTACTCGTACTCCGTCAATTTTGATTCCCTATCCCTTTGCTGCTGAAGATCATCAATATTACAATGCTAATGTCTTAGCATCTGCCCATGGCGCGCTCTTGTTTCGGCAAGAAAATCTGACCGCTCAGTTTCTCACGCTAGAAGTTCTCAATCTTCTCCAAAATCCGCAAAGATTGGAGACAATGGCATCCAATACTAGTTCGCTAGGTGTGATCAATAGTGCAGATTTGCTAGCAGATGCGATCGGAGAATCAGTTAAAGCAAGAATAGCGGCACGACAACCCGCGCAGTCAGTAAATGGTAACCAGAGTTGA